In Musa acuminata AAA Group cultivar baxijiao chromosome BXJ3-9, Cavendish_Baxijiao_AAA, whole genome shotgun sequence, a single genomic region encodes these proteins:
- the LOC103998157 gene encoding glutamine synthetase cytosolic isozyme 1 isoform X2, with translation MLITRLVFLLVSTSVALLGKSVGVPSWPLLLVSLLVMNCGLLVTFLRITETAGVVLSFDPKPIQGDWNGAGAHTNYCTKSMRCDGGYEIIKEADKKLLARGTRSNERRLTGRHEIADINTFVWVISKTGGQHQTRIPMSSLP, from the exons ATGCTCATTACAAGGCTCGTATTTTTGCTGGTATCAACATCGGTGGCATTATTGGGGAAGTCAG TGGGAGTTCCAAGTTGGCCCCTGCTGTTGGTATCTCTGCTGGTGATGAACTGTGGGTTGCTCGTTACATTCTTGAG GATCACCGAAACTGCAGGTGTAGTTCTTTCTTTTGATCCGAAGCCAATCCAG GGAGATTGGAATGGTGCTGGTGCTCACACGAACTACTG CACCAAGTCCATGAGATGCGATGGAGGATACGAAATCATCAAGGAGGCCGACAAGAAGCTCTTGGCAAGAGGCACAAGGAGCAACGAGCGTCGTCTCACCGGGCGACACGAGATTGCTGATATCAATACCTTCGTATGG GTTATTTCGAAGACCGGAGGCCAACATCAAACAAGGATCCCTATGTCGTCACTTCCATGA
- the LOC103998157 gene encoding glutamine synthetase cytosolic isozyme 1 isoform X1: MLITRLVFLLVSTSVALLGKSVGVPSWPLLLVSLLVMNCGLLVTFLRITETAGVVLSFDPKPIQGDWNGAGAHTNYCTKSMRCDGGYEIIKEADKKLLARGTRSNERRLTGRHEIADINTFVWGVANRGASIRVGRETEKNGKRYFEDRRPTSNKDPYVVTSMIAETTILWNP, translated from the exons ATGCTCATTACAAGGCTCGTATTTTTGCTGGTATCAACATCGGTGGCATTATTGGGGAAGTCAG TGGGAGTTCCAAGTTGGCCCCTGCTGTTGGTATCTCTGCTGGTGATGAACTGTGGGTTGCTCGTTACATTCTTGAG GATCACCGAAACTGCAGGTGTAGTTCTTTCTTTTGATCCGAAGCCAATCCAG GGAGATTGGAATGGTGCTGGTGCTCACACGAACTACTG CACCAAGTCCATGAGATGCGATGGAGGATACGAAATCATCAAGGAGGCCGACAAGAAGCTCTTGGCAAGAGGCACAAGGAGCAACGAGCGTCGTCTCACCGGGCGACACGAGATTGCTGATATCAATACCTTCGTATGG GGAGTCGCCAATCGCGGAGCCTCCATTCGAGTAGGCCGCGAGACGGAGAAGAATGGAAAAC GTTATTTCGAAGACCGGAGGCCAACATCAAACAAGGATCCCTATGTCGTCACTTCCATGATTGCTGAGACGACCATCCTCTGGAA